The following nucleotide sequence is from Acinetobacter equi.
GTGACTCCACGTGGAACACTGCGAAAAGCTAAAGAGTGGAATGTTCGACAATCAACATTACGATGAAATTTGCTTTGAGCTTCGCCCGCAATTGATTTATTAAAAGCTAAATACATGCCACGCCGTTGGGGCATGGCATCACTAATCATTTGTAAGGTTGTGGTTTTACCTGTCCCTGCATAGGCAATAACTTTGAATGATTTTCCTAGGCGAGCATTATCTATTGCTGTTGCTTGCTCATAAGTCGCTTGTGGTTTTTGCATATTAGGGACAGTTGAATTCATAATTTAGTGTTGGCGATTTGCTTTTTCAACTAAACCAGACAAGCCTTGACGACGAGCTAATTCATTGAGTACTAATTGTGGATCTAGGTCGAAATATCCCAACATTACAATCGTATGGAACCAAAGATCAGCGACTTCATAAATTAAGTCATTTTTATTATCTTCATGCGCTTCAATATTAAAATCTTTTGCTGCAATGATAGTTTCAATACTTTCTTCGCCTACTTTTTCTAAGATTTTATTTAAACCTTTATGATAAAGCTTTGCGACATAAGATGAATCAGGATCGGCTTTTTTACGTTCAGCCATCATTTCACCAAGATAAGATAAAACCTCAACTTGTTCTGACTGTGCAGCTGATGCGTTCATCGCAAGAGTATGTGGGTTTACAGATTTTTCACCGTAAATTTGGTTTGGATCTTTGATTTGAGCATCAACAATTTCCCAACCATTTTCAGTTAATTTACGATAGAAGCAAGATTCACGACCTGTATGGCACGCAATACCACCATGTTGTTCAATTTGTAAAACAATAACGTCAGCATCACAATCTAGACGAATTTCATGCACAGTTTGAAAGTGACCAGATTCTTCACCTTTGTGCCATAATTTTTGACGTGAACGAGAAAAATAAACGGCTTGTTTTTTTTCAGCAGTGAGGGCTAAGGATTCACGATTCATCCATGCCACCATTAATACACGTCCAGTTTGATGATGCTGAGCAATGGCAGGAATTAGACCTTGTTCGTTAAATTTTACTTCATCGAGCCATTGCAGATTATTCATGAGTGTTTCACCAAAATTTGTTCAAAAAAATAAGTATACGGATATCGTATCGGTTTCATAGTGTACGGTATTCATCTATAGAGAAGGAAATAAATCTTTATCTATTTTTAATTGCACACTGTATTTTGCTACTTTTTAAATGAAGACTGTGCAATATCTTGATATTTCATATTGGAAAATAAACCAGATTTAAGCCCTGAAATTGTAATAGCCATTTCTTTTCTAAAATATGGAAATTGATACATCATGGAAAAAGATAAATCTCGTAATGGACCAGTCCAAGAAGCATGAGATTGATAAAGTGGTGTTAATAATCGACTAAAAAATTGATAAAAGTTTGTTGAAGATAAACGATGCTGATGATAATCCTGCCAAAGATGTGAAAGATTTAAAGCACCATGTTGCGTTGCTGCTTGAATAGATTGTCCTAATGCCCAAGCATCAAGTAGCGCCATATTTGCACCTTGACCGAGCTGTGGGCTCATAGCATGAGCGGCATCACCAATTACACCTATACGTCCCGAACCGAATTTAGACATGACCACATCTCTATAATGTGCTGAAAGCCATTGTTCAGGATGTTCAATTTGTGGCTTGATAGATTCAATCCACTCTGCAACTTTTGGCCAGCGTTGATTTAGGTCAAAAAGCCAAGTTTCAAATGAATATTGTTTTGTAAGAAATTGGTCGAGTTGATGAGATGGTATGCTCCAAAAAATACTTGAAAGTGCTTGGTCACTGTGAGGGACTTTTCCTGTTGGCATAATTCCCATCATAGTTTGGGAGCGATCATAAAATTGATGCAAAATATGAGTTTCAAATTTTTCACATTCTGGAACAATAATCCATTTTGCTCCCCATGGATAAGGCTTATTAATTTTTACCCATGATTCTGGACGTAAATGACTCCGAGCACCATTGGCAATAATGACTAAGTCAAAATGTGCTGAAAAATGTTGTTGTTTAAATTGACCTTCTAAGGTGACATGATTTGAATATTCATTAATTTTAAAAATTTCATACCCGAGATACCATGAAATTTGTTCTGAAAACGCATGTGCCTTACTTTCTAAAACGTGCGTTAAACTTGCTCGATGAATGCCTAAACCATAAAAATCATCTTGCGCTTGTTGGTAGTGGCTATTGACCAATAATTTTCCATTCGCAAGTTGACCTTCCAGCCCTGTAACAATACGAGTAAGAGACAAAGCATGTTCTAAAACACCAAGATGTTCAAATACAGCTAAACCTGAGGGTTGTAATAATAAACCTGCGCCCACTGGGGAGAGTTGTTCTACTTTTTCAAAAAGACTGACTTTAATATTTTGCTGTGCAAGCAAAATTGCCGTTGCAATACCTGCTGTTCCTGCGCCAATAATGGCAATATGACGTTTTTTCATTATGTTGTAAGTTTCTTAATATATTAATATAAAAAATATAATAGAGTTCTTTCATAAGTCACTTTTCAATCAAATAAAAATCATAGCACTTAAAGCAAAAGACAATAAATATAAGGCTTAGAGCCTTTTACCGATTAATAAAAATATAATTATGAAAGAAGTCTAATATGAATAAGGTGGTATGAATATCACTTGTTTAAATGATATATATGATCGATCATAGCAGAGAAATTTATTATTCTTAAATGTGAAATTTTAATAAAAGGATTAAAGATGAGAATGACAAAAATTAGAGCAATCACTACGATAATATTTTTGAATATCTTTTTAAGTGCATGTATGACATCATTATTATGGGGTGAATATCCTGTAGTTGATAAAAAAACAACCTTTCAATTAGTGAAAGAAGATCAAATTAGAAGTTTCGCTAAAGTGATACAGAATAATCAAAATCCACAGTTTGTGGTAATAGGAACAGATAATGCTTATTTAATTGATGGTGCGACTCAGAATATTAATCGGTTGCTTGAATTAAATAGCTCTAGTCAGACATTAGAAATATTAGCAGACTATGATAATAATTTGACTTTAGAGTTAGATCAAAAACAACAAAATAATTATGAATTTAGCTCTCAATTACAATTTAGACTCATTATAAAAAATCCAAGTGAAGAACAAAAAAATACACTTAAAGCTGAAGCTAAAACATTAAATGCGAAAGTAAATGAGAGTACAGATGAATTAAGAATCACTGCAAATATCCCTATAAAAGGGAAAATAATTGTGTTGGATGATCGGCTGAAAGCATTAGAACAACAACAGATGTCAAAACAGTACAAAATTAAGTTAGGTTATACCTCAAATACAAAATCATTTGATGGTGGTCAGTTCTTATCTAATCTTATTTATACACCATTTGCATTGGTTGCAGATGCAATCGTTATACCACTTGCATCTGTTGGTGTAGCGGGTGCTGTGCTTACAGGAAAATAGTTTTTTGATAATGTAATTAAACTAACGATCTTAAATGTGGATGGTTAGTTTAATGATAAAAATGATTAATTTTTTTAATCATCATAAAAATAGCATTAGAAACTTTTTATAACATCAGCAAAATTTTGTTTTTCAACCATTTCTAAAAACTCATCTCCCATCCGATGGCTTTCAGCAATACATTGTTTCCATAATTTAATCCGTTCATTTTG
It contains:
- the hisIE gene encoding bifunctional phosphoribosyl-AMP cyclohydrolase/phosphoribosyl-ATP diphosphatase HisIE, coding for MNNLQWLDEVKFNEQGLIPAIAQHHQTGRVLMVAWMNRESLALTAEKKQAVYFSRSRQKLWHKGEESGHFQTVHEIRLDCDADVIVLQIEQHGGIACHTGRESCFYRKLTENGWEIVDAQIKDPNQIYGEKSVNPHTLAMNASAAQSEQVEVLSYLGEMMAERKKADPDSSYVAKLYHKGLNKILEKVGEESIETIIAAKDFNIEAHEDNKNDLIYEVADLWFHTIVMLGYFDLDPQLVLNELARRQGLSGLVEKANRQH
- a CDS encoding FAD-dependent oxidoreductase; this translates as MKKRHIAIIGAGTAGIATAILLAQQNIKVSLFEKVEQLSPVGAGLLLQPSGLAVFEHLGVLEHALSLTRIVTGLEGQLANGKLLVNSHYQQAQDDFYGLGIHRASLTHVLESKAHAFSEQISWYLGYEIFKINEYSNHVTLEGQFKQQHFSAHFDLVIIANGARSHLRPESWVKINKPYPWGAKWIIVPECEKFETHILHQFYDRSQTMMGIMPTGKVPHSDQALSSIFWSIPSHQLDQFLTKQYSFETWLFDLNQRWPKVAEWIESIKPQIEHPEQWLSAHYRDVVMSKFGSGRIGVIGDAAHAMSPQLGQGANMALLDAWALGQSIQAATQHGALNLSHLWQDYHQHRLSSTNFYQFFSRLLTPLYQSHASWTGPLRDLSFSMMYQFPYFRKEMAITISGLKSGLFSNMKYQDIAQSSFKK